The Anser cygnoides isolate HZ-2024a breed goose unplaced genomic scaffold, Taihu_goose_T2T_genome scaffold_43_1, whole genome shotgun sequence DNA window CTGCTCGAGGGAGGCTGGCGCGGAGCTGTGAGGATGATGGAGGCTGCGGAGCGCCTCCCTTAGGAGGAGAGGCCGAGGGGGTCTTTAGCTCGGAGGACGCCGAGGGGTGAACGCAGGAGGCACCGGACAAACATGGGGACGAAATTTATTTGTGGTGAGGGCGGCAAAacgtggagcaggctgcccggggggggtgCGGAGGCTCCTCTGCAGGCATCCGAACCCCCTGCGGCCGTGAGGTGAGCTAGTCGTCcttgctctggcagggggatgggTCCTTGGACGTCCCTTCAGAGCCGGAACCTTCTGGGCTCTCCTCGGGCTGGGGCTCGGTCTTCGGCCTCTGGCGGCGCCTTcgaggccagcagcagagcgCCGCCAGCGGGTTCCACGGCACCGGCAGCCGCCGGAGCCACTTgcgatgctgcagcagggcctggaTGGTGCGGGAGGTCTCCGCGCGCACCGAGGGCGCCGCGTCGTGCATCATGGGCTGCAGGACTGCGGGAGGACGGAGAGAGGCTGGAGCCTCCGCTCGGGCCGCGGAGACCCCTCCGGGAGCCCCCCAGCCGGGAGGAACGCGGGGAGCAGCCGCTCCgagcgccccgcggcccccccgattcgttcccccccccagcctccaccgCGCCTCCCCCGGGGCGGAGGCCCGGCCTCCAGTCCTCCCCCGCCCGGCCTCCAGTGCTCCCCTCACTCACTGTCGATGATTTCGCGCAGCTTCTCTTCGCTCTGGTCCTGGAGGAGCTCCGCGGCGAGCCCTAGGAGCAAAGCCGCCCGTCAGCCTCCGCCccgggcagggcgaggggaggCCGCGGGGCCTCTTGCGGAGgccgctggggcagggaggtggcctCACCGATGAACCTCACGGTCTCCTCGCGCACGGATGCCTGAGGGTCCTCCAGGTACGCCCGGCTCTGCTGTAGGCGCTTCTCTACCCGGTCTCgatcctgctgcagctggagaggccGCGAGGCTCGGTGAGCCTCCCCGGCCCcgtttctcccccccccacccacccacctcgGGGAGCCCCCGAGAGCCCCCCGCCAGCCTCGCCGCGGAGGCCGCCCTCACCAGGCACGCTCTGATCCTCCAGGTCTGCTCCATGTGGGCCACGTCCTTCAGCTCATCCCACCACAAGagctccgccgccgccatgaGGGCTTCTTGGGAGGCCTGCGAGGCAGCGGAGGCACGGGGCTCGGCGCCGGCTCCTCGCGCCCTCCGGCCTCGCCGCGAGCCTCCGTCGCCGGCGCTTACCTTGGCCACGCTGTGGGTCTCGTCGCTCATGCGCAGGTAGAGCGGGACGAGGATCTTGCGCACCTTCTTCCACATCTGCGTCTTGTGCCTCCACAGCACGCGCTCCATGGCCGCCTTGAAGAGCTTCATGGAGCTCTCCCGCACCGCGGCGGcctcctggggaagaggaagaggaagggggacggggcGTTTCGGCTGCGTGGCTCCGGCACGGGgcgggcgccgcggggccgcggagGCTCGTCCTCCCGCTTACGTTGTCCAGGAGAGGCTTGACCACGTCGACCAGCTCGAGGGCGGTGAGGCTGGCCGCCTTCTTCTCCACGATGCCGAGGATGTTGCCGCAGACCGCCAGGGCCGCCGCCGTGATGTGGGGCTTGCCGAACTGCAGGGTCTCCAGCACGTCCGGCAGCAGGCACTGCCCTGCCTTGGCCTGCGCCGAAAACACCGGGGCGTGAGGAGGCCGCCGCGCCGCCAGCCGAggccgggagcggggaggggaagagggcgGAGGCTCACCAGCTGCGGCCTCTCCATCAGCGCCGCCAGGCCTTTGAGCGCCAGCCAGAGCAGGTGGAAGTTGGCGGTCCTGAGGCAGCGCTGCAGGCACTCCACGTCCCGCAGCTCCTTGGGGACGGGGTCTTCGGGGCGCTGGGCGTAGAGGAGGCTGAGGCGGACGAGGCTGAGGTCCTCGGCCACCCCGAGGAACTCGCGGATGTTCCTGTcgtgcagcagcaggtggagcTCGTGCAGGAGCCGCTTCGCCATGGCGGGCACGGCAAACATCACCTCCCACATGTCCATCGAGGCGCTGCGGGCACGGAGAGGGCGTTATCGGCGGGGGCCCCGCGGGGTTAtcgggggagccccgggggctgcggttTGGGGTGCCCTGGAGGCTCGGGGGCCGGTACCTTTCTTGGGACGGGCAGATGAAGAGCACGGTCATGAGCACGGAGCGGGGGAAGCACTCCGTGAGGAGGACgagcagctccaggagcctCTTCCGCACGTCGGGCGCCGGCTGCTTCTTCAGCGTTTTGAAGAAGAAGTTGACGAAGTGCGGGACCTgccggggggacgcggggggggtGAAAAGCggcctcctttccttccctgccggggggggcgtCGAGGCCGGGGGAGGGGGCTCAGGGCGGGGGGGCTCTCACGTCCGCCAGCCAGCTGATGGGGTCTCGGGTGGTCGCGTCGAGCAGAAAGGAGACCCAGTGCTGGTCCTCGTCGCACACGCCTTCTGTCACAAGCTGCAGGCAGGTGAGGATGAGGTCCGTCCTCTGCGAGATCTTCAGGTACCTCCCGAAGGGCTGCGGAAGGCGAGGAGGAGGTTGAAGAGGAggccggggagggaggaggccCCGGCCTCGAggctctgggggctgcggggaaaggggggggaacGACGCGGCCGGGGGTGGCCGAGCCGCTCACCTCCAGCGAGGAGCACTTGGCCAGGAACTCGCCCAGCTTGCAGACCCTTTCCATGGCTCTCCTGCGGGCGAGGGCGTTCGCGGAGGTGCAGAAACGCATCAGGGCCTGCGAGGAGAAAAGCGAGCTGCCGGCGGGGCtcgggagggctgggggctgggggggagcccctcagggagaaggggagcccctcggggtgggggggagcccctcagggagaaggggagcccctcggggtgggggagagaccctcagagagaaggggagcccctcggggtgggggggagcccctcagggagaaggggagcccctcggggtgggggggagcaaCCTGGGGTGAGGAGGAGCCCCTCGGGGTGACGAGAAGCCCCCCAGGACGACGAGAAGCCCCCCAGGACGACGAGAAGCCCCCCAGCCGGGCGCGGGACAGACCTGCACGACGCTCTGCAGCTTCTCCGGGAGCTTGGTGGCCGgcgggctgagcagcagcagctgcagcatgctGTCCACGGCGTGCATGGTCTGCGAGTGGGGGGGGAACGAGCGTGGGGtgagcgtggggctgggggcgccccGGGAAGGGCCCTGGGGAAccccccggggaggggagggaggggaggggagggggcgccggCACCCACCATCACATAGAAGCGCGCGTTCAGCTTCTCCttggggggcagcaggaagaCGCTCTGGAAGCAGGTGTCGAGCAGCCGCAGCATCTCCCTCACCTTGATCACCTGCACCGTGCTGCgaggagagggggggggagTGAGGCCGCAGCTGAGGCCCGGCCTCGAGGAGAGGGCGCGAGGCGAGGCCCGGCCTCCCGAACCCAAGAACCCTCGGTCGAGGCCGGAGGCGGCCCCGGGCGCGTACCTCAAGGCGGCGACGGCCAGCATGGCTTGCTCTCGCACCGGAGACTGCAGCTGGTCCTGGGGCTCCGACGCCAGCACGATctgcgggaggggagcgggacGGGAGCTGGcacccggcccccagcccccggcggcACCCAAGGttgcagcagcccccccccggccgcccgcctcccccccTTCTCACCTCGATGTGCCTGGCCACGTCGGTGCGGCGACAGAAGCAGTCGAGGCCCGCCGACAGCCCCTTCTCGCGGGCGGTGGTGCAGACGCTGCAGACGCTCTCcagaaacttcattttctgctcctcGCTCAGGTGGCTCTGCGGGAGACCCCCGGTgaggggggggagccccggccgggagccccccccccagcccccaagcaTCCACGGGGGTCGCCTTTACCTTTTGCTTGTTGGTTACAAAGGTGTCAATGGTGGTCAcggcctcctcttcctcctggtaCACGGCCAGGTCGTCGAAGGCTGGGGGAGAGACAGCGAAGGGGGCCATGAGGGGAGAGCGGCGGCAGGGGCGGcggcgagcccccccccgggggagcTCGGCGCATTCGTGGCGGGGgtttctctgcactcacggccCGGCAGCGGCacgacctcctcctcctcctcctcctgcttcaccTCGAGGAAGTCGGAGGATTCCTCAATGGGGGTGGCCCAGCTGTCCACCCAGGCCAAGCGGGGCCGCTCGGGGGGGGGTTTGTCTGCCATGGTGAGGGGGGCGCGAAGGGAGGGAATGAAGCTCCACGCGGGGTGGGTCTCCGGCTCGCTCCCTCTcgctcctgccctgtcctgacaggcactggggggggcggcgaggcggcAACGGCTTTTATGTCGTGACATGGCGCGGGTCACTAAGGGACCACCCCCAGGTCACAAAGGGACCCTAACAACAGCACCCGCCCGGCCatgagaccccaaaaaggggggggcacggcctcagctcccccaccccacaccctcGTCAGCCTCCCATAAAAGGCCccagaacaccccaaaacccctaaatctcccccaaaccacccaaggCAGCAGAATCCCCCCCATGGGGCGCAGGTTTTCCCCCAGGCTCGGCCTTGAGCCCTCACAAATGGACttagaactgaaagaaaaggttttaaaaccccaaaatgaggcttcGGACCCTAAAGACAGGGTCCCCTAGCACTGAAAATTGGGATTtggtgtgaaaaaggagggtttaatcctgcagtgagaatttggggtcttgaaaagggagggttggattttaaaaagtggggtttgcaccttaaaaaaagaggtttatagccaaaaattacaaaatctttaaggttggaaagatcTCTTAACCTAAttttggagaaatcccccatgaaagcaTGCCCTTAAACCTTTTAAAGTCCTCCAGGCATGGTCCAAGGAGGACCTCCAAGGAGGTTTTCTGGTCTCAAACAGAGCTTTTGGgctgaaaagggtggattttcccaaaataaaacttgaccaaaataaactttgtcctCTCAAAACTTAATCCTCTCaaaactttattctctcaaaaccaaatttaccaaaataaaactttattctctcaaaacAGGGCTGGGGTGTGACCCCTCATTTTTCCACCCAAATCCTTGAACTTTTGCTCTTTACTGTGTGCCGTAAACCCACAAAACCCCGTTTTCCACCCCAGTCCTTCAGAATTTCGATTTGTTTTCGAGgcgaccccaaaaaggggggcacagcctcggctcccccctcacggcgcaggccgggcccagcagggaggctgaggggccctcagggagggcggccattttgtggtccctcacggagcacagaggggctgaggagAGATGGCTGCCCGTGGCTTctgggggggacgcggggacgtgTCAGGGagtgggggggctctgggaacGGGAGGGCCTCTGCTAATTACAGTCCTCAGTCgttagggttggaagagacctccagggtCATCTGGTCCCAAAAACTGAATGTGGGGCTCGAGGTTCAACGCAGTGCTCGAggatcccccccacccccgaaaataaagcttcaaaaagcaccccccccccaaaaaaaagcacaaggtCCCCTCAAAACCCCCATAAAAGGCCccagaacaccccaaaacccctaaatctcccccaaaccacccaaggCAGCAGAATCCCCCCCATGGGGCGCAGGTTTTCCCCCAGGCTCGGCCTTGAGCCCTCACAAATGGACttagaactgaaaggaaaggttttaaaaccccaaaatgaggcttcGGACCCTAAAGACAGGGTCCCCTAGCACTGAAAATTGGGATTtggtgtgaaaaaggagggtttaatcctgcagtgagaatttggggtcttgaaaagggagggttggattttaaaaagtggggtttgcaccttaaaaaaagaggtttatagccaaaaattacaaaatcttTAAGGTTGGGAAGGACTCTTAACCTAAttttggagaaatcccccatgaaagcaTGCCCTTAAACCTTTTAAAGTCCTCCAGGCATGGTCCAAGGAGGACCTCCAAGGAGGTTTTCTGGTCTCAAACAGAGCTTTTGGgctgaaaagggtggattttcccaaaataaaacttgaccaaaataaactttgtcctCTCAAAACTTAATCCTCTCaaaactttattctctcaaaaccaaatttaccaaaataaaactttattctctcaaaacAGGGCTGGGGTGTGACCCCTCATTTTTCCACCCAAATCCTTGAACTTTTGCTCTTTACTGTGTGCCGTAAACCCACAAAACCCCGTTTTCAACCCCAGTCCTTCAGAATTTCGATTTGTTTTCGAGgcgaccccaaaaaggggggcacagcctcggctcccccctcacggcgcaggccgggcccagcagggaggctgaggggccctcagggagggcggccattttgtggtccctcacggagcacagaggggctgaggagAGATGGCTGCCCGTGGCTTctgggggggacgcggggacgtgtcagggaatgggggggctctgggaacGGGGGGGGCTCTGCTAATTACAGTCCTCAGTCgttagggttggaagagacctccagggtCATCTGGTCCCAAAAACTGAATGTGGGACTCGAGGTTGAACGCAGTGCTCGAGgatccctccccaccccccccgaaAATAAAGCTTCACAaagcacccccccccaaaaaaaagcacaaagctcCCCTCAAAACCCCCCTAAAAGCCTCCCAGAACACCGCAAAACCCctaaatctcccccaaaccacccaaggCAGCAGAATCCCCCCCATGGGGCGCAGGGTTTCCCCCAGGCTCGGCCTTGAGCCCTCACAAATGGACttagaactgaaaggaaaggttttaaaaccccaaaatgaggcttcGGACCCTAAAGACAGGGTCCCCTAGCACTGAAAATTGGGATTtggtgtgaaaaaggagggtttaatcctgcagtgagaatttggggtcttgaaaagggagggttggattttaaaaagtggggtttgtaccttaaaaaaagagtttttttttcacatgaaattataAAATCTTGAAGGTTGGAAAGATCTCTCAACCTAAtctggagaaatcccccatgaaagcaCGCCCCTAAACCTTTTAAACTCTGGACCTccaaggaggttttctgacctccaacagagcttttgggctgaaaagggtggattttcccaaaataaacctTGACCAAAGTAAACTTTGTCCTCTCAAAACTTTatcctctcaaaacaaaatttacccAAAGAAAACTCTCTCCTCTcaaaatggggctggggtgTGACCCCTCATTTGTCCACCCAAATCCTTGAACTTTTGCTCTTTACTGCGTGCCATAAAACTACAAAACCCCGTTTTCCACCCCCGAGTCCTTCAGAATTTCGATTTCTTTTTcgaggagaccccaaaaaggggggcacagcctcggctcccccctcacGGTGCAGGcgggcccagcagggaggctgagggagccctcagggagggcggccattttgtggtcccttaaagaggtttattttcagcttgaaacgataaaatctttaaggttggaaagatcTCTCAGCCTAatttggagaaatcccccatgaaagcgCGCCCCTAAACCTTTCAAACTCCTCCAGGCACGGtctaaggaggttttctgacctccagcggtgcttttggtctgaaaagggtggattttacCACCCAAAATGAAACGtgaccaaaataaactttgtcctATCAAAACCTTAACTGctcaaatcttaaaaaaaaaaaagtggggtttggaccgtaaaaaaaaaaaaaaagagtagggttttttttttttttttcacatgaaattataAAGTCTTTAAGGTTGGGCTCCCCCCGTCTCCTTGGAGGCCACCTCAGCAGGCACcaaaggaggaggcagggcaCAGGAGGGAGGCCGGCGCGGAGCTGTGAGGATGATGGAGGCTGCGGAGCGCCTCCCTTAGGAGGAGAGGCCGAGGGGGTCTTTAGCTCGGAGGACGCCGAGGGGTGAACGCAGGAGGCACCGGACAAACATGGGGACGAAATTTATTTGTGGTGAGGGCGGCAAAacgtggagcaggctgcccggggggggtgCGGAGGCTCCTCTGCAGGCATCCGAACCCCCTGCGGCCGTGAGGTGAGCTAGTCGTCcttgctctggcagggggatgggTCCTTGGACGTCCCTTCAGAGCCGGAACCTTCTGGGCTCTCCTCGGGCTGGGGCTCGGTCTTCGGCCTCTGGCGGCGCCTTcgaggccagcagcagagcgCCGCCAGCGGGTTCCACGGCACCGGCAGCCGCCGGAGCCACTTgcgatgctgcagcagggcctggaTGGTGCGGGAGGTCTCCGCGCGCACCGAGGGCGCCGCGTCGTGCATCATGGGCTGCAGGACTGCGGGAGGACGGAGAGAGGCTGGAGCCTCCGCTCGGGCCGCGGAGACCCCTCCGGGAGCCCCCCAGCCGGGAGGAACGCGGGGAGCAGCCGCTCCgagcgccccgcggcccccccgattcgttcccccccccagcctccaccgCGCCTCCCCCGGGGCGGAGGCCCGGCCTCCAGTCCTCCCCCGCCCGGCCTCCAGTGCTCCCCTCACTCACTGTCGATGATTTCGCGCAGCTTCTCTTCGCTCTGGTCCTGGAGGAGCTCCGCGGCGAGCCCTAGGAGCAAAGCCGCCCGTCAGCCTCCGCCccgggcagggcgaggggaggCCGCGGGGCCTCTTGCGGAGgccgctggggcagggaggtggcctCACCGATGAACCTCACGGTCTCCTCGCGCACGGATGCCTGAGGGTCCTCCAGGTACGCCCGGCTCTGCTGTAGGCGCTTCTCTACCCGGTCTCgatcctgctgcagctggagaggccGCGAGGCTCGGTGAGCCTCCCCGGCCCCgtttcttccccccccacccacccacctcgGGGAGCCCCCGAGAGCCCCCCGCCAGCCTCGCCGCGGAGGCCGCCCTCACCAGGCACGCTCTGATCCTCCAGGTCTGCTCCATGTGGGCCACGTCCTTCAGCTCATCCCACCACAAGagctccgccgccgccatgaGGGCTTCTTGGGAGGCCTGCGAGGCAGCGGAGGCACGGGGCTCGGCGCCGGCTCCTCGCGCCCTCCGGCCTCGCCGCGAGCCTCCGTCGCCGGCGCTTACCTTGGCCACGCTGTGGGTCTCGTCGCTCATGCGCAGGTAGAGCGGGACGAGGATCTTGCGCACCTTCTTCCACATCTGCGTCTTGTGCCTCCACAGCACGCGCTCCATGGCCGCCTTGAAGAGCTTCATGGAGCTCTCCCGCACCGCGGCGGcctcctggggaagaggaagaggaagggggacggggggtTTCGGCTGCGTGGCTCCGGCACGGGgcgggcgccgcggggccgcggagGCTCGTCCTCCCGCTTACGTTGTCCAGGAGAGGCTTGACCACGTCGACCAGCTCGAGGGCGGTGAGGCTGGCCGCCTTCTTCTCCACGATGCCGAGGATGTTGCCGCAGACCGCCAGGGCCGCCGCCGTGATGTGGGGCTTGCCGAACTGCAGGGTCTCCAGCACGTCCGGCAGCAGGCACTGCCCTGCCTTGGCCTGCGCCGAAAACACCGGGGCGTGAGGAGGCCGCCGCGCCGCCAGCCGAggccgggagcggggaggggaagagggcgGAGGCTCACCAGCTGCGGCCTCTCCATCAGCGCCGCCAGGCCTTTGAGCGCCAGCCAGAGCAGGTGGAAGTTGGCGGTCCTGAGGCAGCGCTGCAGGCACTCCACGTCCCGCAGCTCCTTGGGGACGGGGTCTTCGGGGCGCTGGGCGTAGAGGAGGCTGAGGCGGACGAGGCTGAGGTCCTCGGCCACCCCGAGGAACTCGCGGATGTTCCTGTcgtgcagcagcaggtggagcTCGTGCAGGAGCCGCTTCGCCATGGCGGGCACGGCAAACATCACCTCCCACATGTCCATCGAGGCGCTGCGGGCACGGAGAGGGCGTTATCGGCGGGGGCCCCGCGGGGTTAtcgggggagccccgggggctgcggttTGGGGCGCCCTGGAGGCTCGGGGGCCGGTACCTTTCTTGGGACGGGCAGATGAAGAGCACGGTCATGAGCACGGAGCGGGGGAAGCACTCCGTGAGGAGGACgagcagctccaggagcctCTTCCGCACGTCGGGCGCCGGCTGCTTCTTCAGCGTTTTGAAGAAGAAGTTGACGAAGTGCGGGACCTGCCGGGGGGACGCGAGGGGGTGAAAAGCggcctcctttccttccctgccgggggggggcgtcGAGGCCGGGGGAGGGGGCTCAGGGCGGGGGGGCTCTCACGTCCGCCAGCCAGCTGATGGGGTCTCGGGTGGTCGCGTCGAGCAGAAAGGAGACCCAGTGCTGGTCCTCGTCGCACACGCCTTCTGTCACAAGCTGCAGGCAGGTGAGGATGAGGTCCGTCCTCTGCGAGATCTTCAGGTACCTCCCGAAGGGCTGCGGAAGGCGAGGAGGAGGTTGAAGAGGAggccggggagggaggaggccCCGGCCTCGAggctctgggggctgcggggaaagggggggggaacGACGCGGCCGGGGGTGGCCGAGCCGCTCACCTCCAGCGAGGAGCACTTGGCCAGGAACTCGCCCAGCTTGCAGACCCTTTCCATGGCTCTCCTGCGGGCGAGGGCGTTCGCGGAGGTGCAGAAACGCATCAGGGCCTGCGAGGAGAAAAGCGAGCTGCCGGCGGGGCtcgggagggctgggggctgggggggagcccctcagggagaaggggagcccctcggggtgggggggagcccctcagggagaaggggagcccctcggggtgggggagagaccctcagagagaaggggagcccctcggggtgggggggagcccctcagggagaaggggagcccctcggggtgggggggagcaaCCTGGGGTGAGGAGGAGCCCCTCGGGGTGACGAGAAGCCCCCCAGGACGACGAGAAGCCCCCCAGGACGACGAGAAGCCCCCCAGCCGGGCGCGGGACAGACCTGCACGACGCTCTGCAGCTTCTCCGGGAGCTTGGTGGCCGgcgggctgagcagcagcagctgcagcatgctGTCCACGGCGTGCATGGTCTGCGAGTGGGGGGGGAACGAGCGTGGGGtgagcgtggggctgggggcgccccGGGAAGGGCCCTGGGGAAccccccggggaggggagggaggggaggggagggggcgccggCACCCACCATCACATAGAAGCGCGCGTTCAGCTTCTCCttggggggcagcaggaagaCGCTCTGGAAGCAGGTGTCGAGCAGCCGCAGCATCTCCCTCACCTTGATCACCTGCACCGTGCTGCgaggagagggggggggagTGAGGCCGCAGCTGAGGCCCGGCCTCGAGGAGAGGGCGCGAGGCGAGGCCCGGCC harbors:
- the LOC136789202 gene encoding uncharacterized protein, with amino-acid sequence MADKPPPERPRLAWVDSWATPIEESSDFLEVKQEEEEEEVVPLPGPFDDLAVYQEEEEAVTTIDTFVTNKQKSHLSEEQKMKFLESVCSVCTTAREKGLSAGLDCFCRRTDVARHIEIVLASEPQDQLQSPVREQAMLAVAALSTVQVIKVREMLRLLDTCFQSVFLLPPKEKLNARFYVMTMHAVDSMLQLLLLSPPATKLPEKLQSVVQALMRFCTSANALARRRAMERVCKLGEFLAKCSSLEPFGRYLKISQRTDLILTCLQLVTEGVCDEDQHWVSFLLDATTRDPISWLADVPHFVNFFFKTLKKQPAPDVRKRLLELLVLLTECFPRSVLMTVLFICPSQESASMDMWEVMFAVPAMAKRLLHELHLLLHDRNIREFLGVAEDLSLVRLSLLYAQRPEDPVPKELRDVECLQRCLRTANFHLLWLALKGLAALMERPQLAKAGQCLLPDVLETLQFGKPHITAAALAVCGNILGIVEKKAASLTALELVDVVKPLLDNEAAAVRESSMKLFKAAMERVLWRHKTQMWKKVRKILVPLYLRMSDETHSVAKASQEALMAAAELLWWDELKDVAHMEQTWRIRACLLQQDRDRVEKRLQQSRAYLEDPQASVREETVRFIGLAAELLQDQSEEKLREIIDILQPMMHDAAPSVRAETSRTIQALLQHRKWLRRLPVPWNPLAALCCWPRRRRQRPKTEPQPEESPEGSGSEGTSKDPSPCQSKDD
- the LOC136789203 gene encoding uncharacterized protein is translated as MADKPPPERPRLAWVDSWATPIEESSDFLEVKQEEEEEEVVPLPGPFDDLAVYQEEEEAVTTIDTFVTNKQKSHLSEEQKMKFLESVCSVCTTAREKGLSAGLDCFCRRTDVARHIEIVLASEPQDQLQSPVREQAMLAVAALSTVQVIKVREMLRLLDTCFQSVFLLPPKEKLNARFYVMTMHAVDSMLQLLLLSPPATKLPEKLQSVVQALMRFCTSANALARRRAMERVCKLGEFLAKCSSLEPFGRYLKISQRTDLILTCLQLVTEGVCDEDQHWVSFLLDATTRDPISWLADVPHFVNFFFKTLKKQPAPDVRKRLLELLVLLTECFPRSVLMTVLFICPSQESASMDMWEVMFAVPAMAKRLLHELHLLLHDRNIREFLGVAEDLSLVRLSLLYAQRPEDPVPKELRDVECLQRCLRTANFHLLWLALKGLAALMERPQLAKAGQCLLPDVLETLQFGKPHITAAALAVCGNILGIVEKKAASLTALELVDVVKPLLDNEAAAVRESSMKLFKAAMERVLWRHKTQMWKKVRKILVPLYLRMSDETHSVAKASQEALMAAAELLWWDELKDVAHMEQTWRIRACLLQQDRDRVEKRLQQSRAYLEDPQASVREETVRFIGLAAELLQDQSEEKLREIIDILQPMMHDAAPSVRAETSRTIQALLQHRKWLRRLPVPWNPLAALCCWPRRRRQRPKTEPQPEESPEGSGSEGTSKDPSPCQSKDD